Within Dreissena polymorpha isolate Duluth1 chromosome 13, UMN_Dpol_1.0, whole genome shotgun sequence, the genomic segment cccagatttgaacttggcacagatattgtttaaatatattttatgatgaAGTTTCGCCAAGACTAACAATTAAACTTATTGAAtagtacattttttttctaaaatttgaccaCGTGACTTTTAACTTCATTTGACCTATTTCAAACTTGGTCTTGATATTGTCCATAAAATATTctcacaaagtttcatcaagatttagtcaTAAATTTTGCTTCTGGAGTGATAACTAGCTGTTTTTAATAGGCATTGTGACCCAATTGACTCAAACAAGATCTTGGtttagatattgtccagataaacattacGATCATGTTGTTttaagattgggcaaaaaatgatTCCTGTAGAGTGGCAAAGCGCTAAAATGTGGTGACTCACCACCCGATAAGTAAGAAacgttttaattttgtttattttcctgGGGAAGATTTGTCTCAAGACCCACAAAATTCGAATTCCAGTAAAATCACACGATCATATGCTCTCCTTCCCAATCCCCCATCTGAGAATGTTGCAAGACAGGCAACGGCTTTAAGTAGAAGGTATTTGCTTAACCAATAATAATATACAAGGAAAGTTGTACACAACTTCAAGCGAACATACACATACAAGTATAACTAtaagtattttttaatgaatagGTCACATGTTTGCACATAGTTGAACTCTTAgtgtaaacaattaaattaaactaactGCTTTCAGTTAAATTACAATAGCTTtctcaaaaatgcattttttcgtTTATTCTGTTTTGAGAAAATGAATCATACTTTTATGATATTAAAAGAAACGTTGAAACACCGCTAACACAAGCGTATACTGTAAAACGTGTTTGTTTTTCTGGAGCCCTTATGCAACAAGTCCATCGCAGCCACGAAATGGTAACTGTTGTACTGCTGTTGATAATACAGCAATTGAATATAAggattttgtaaataattgtgaCTTAGTAGTGCAAGGAAGTAAATAAAGGACCAGGTTTGGATTAATGTTCAAACAAGTTTTATGAAGGTTGGGTAATCCATGCTTATGCTAGTGTAAACAAGCCTTTTCTACAATATACATGAATTATGACCACACATGGCGTCTTTCTGAACTCGGCTAGGATAAAATAGATATTGTGTTATAAGTCTTGTAAATGTTTACCTAGATATGTTACATGTTGAGCGTCAATGAAATAAAAGCAGACGGTGTACAAAAGCACTGCAATAATCACTAATAAACCTATATTGATTGACCATCCCGCGAGTAAACACAACTATGGGTTTTCTATCTAAGCTTTCGATTACTCAAACTCAATGTTTTTTAACCAATATCATTCGACACTTTGTTGAACTATGTTAATGAATTGAGTAAAGATACATATTGGTACATAAATGTGGTTTTTCCATTCAAAGAAAAATGTGCGCACTTGTAGGTCAGTCAAAACGTGACTGTAAAATGTAGTTCTGCAAGTATGCTAAACTCAGTTTTATATGACAGAAACCGGTGACCTTGACATATTTATCTCAAAACCTATtcatatgataaaatatataaatcactCCCAGTTATTTTAATAGCACACATCAAACCCATAGTctgcgatgatgatgatgatgatgatgatgatgatgatgatgatgatgatgatgatgatgatgatgatgatgatgatgatgatgatgatgatgatgatgatgatgatgatgatgatgatgatgatgatgatgatgatgatgatgatgatgataatgtacGTTTATCATTCTGGACGCCACCCTCTCGAAATAGTTTaattcctttgggtctcaggtgcgCGCCCTATAGCCAATGGTCCACTTGTTTCAAAGTTTGGACACTTGTACGTAGAATTTGCTCTAGGGCCCCTTCTACATGCAATACCTCTCTGATTTGAAGAAAAAACATTTGGAATTTCCTCGGTATGTCAATAAGTCTTTCCTCATAATTATTCTTATAAATGAAACTTCCTTTCTAGTTCATATACATTAATAAATTCATTGTATTACCTCTATTATATAACCCAAATTATTTGCACCGTTTAGTTAAATCACGTTCTACACTAAGCTGTGAAAGCCTGGTAATGAATCAAGGTTGTGGATAAGACTCTTCCTTACTTGTGGGAGCCCGTAGCGAGTTATCTTTCGGATGAAACTATGATTAACCTTCTGTAGCTAATTCTAATTAATCATTGAAAATCAATAAGTCAtgcatataaaattgtttcatttaatGTATACGAATGTTTTTGTGTGTGATGCTTGTTTCATAAAATTTGTTAAGTGTGTGCGGTTATATTCTGTTAAGTGTCGATAGTAGTTTACGGtcatattttttaagtatatgATTGTTCGTTAACAGCACTGTAATAAACCTACTGGCCCGTGATGCACTTACCAATCTGTGTTTTCAGTTCTTCTCTCGAAGCGTCCAGTTTTAATATATTAGCATCTGCCTTGTCAATCCTCGCACTCAAATTGTTTTGAAGAGCGTTGACTCTGTCGTCGCATTTCGTTTCAACGCCTGCGTTTAACTGGAGAAGTTCAGCTTTGAAGTTCTTGATCAATGTGTTTCTTTCATTTTTCTCGACCAATGCGTTGACTTGGAGTTTGTTCACTTCACCATCCACTCGAACGATTGCCTTGTCAATCTTTATACTCAGTTTGTTTTGTTCGGAGATCATGGACTGGGAAAGGGTATTTGTTTGATCGAACATGTGCGTCTTAAGGTCCTTGTAACCTTTCATCATCACAGCTGCGGTTTCTTCAAACTTCTTTTGAAAAGCGTTGACTATATCGTCAAATTTTGTTTCAATCCCTGCGTTGAACCTGAGAAGTTCAGCATTTGCTTCATTTTCTTTCTCTACGACCAATTGGTTGACTTTACTTTTAAGTGCCGAATTTTCCACTTGAATTTCGCTGACAGTACTGAATAATCTGTTCAGTCGGCTTTCATGTGCATTCAACTTATTCTTGAGATCTGTAATCTCCCTTTGATTAATATCTGTTATTCCATGGCCTATcgataaaaataaagaaaaaacgaCAACTCTTAACTTGACTTAATTCTATGCTTCAGCTTTATAATGAGGaaactatattttaaatatatttaatctttCAGGAACTTGAGTACTTTAAGTTATTATAATAGCAGCTTTTTTGGATCCTGATCAAGCTCGGTTCGATGCCTTAATCTCCATCGGATCAATCCCGGTCCTTTAAAACTAAATGCCctcataattatatgtattatttcatGAACTTACACTATCAAATGTACTAGCCTAATTTTGAGATTATTtgagattgtgttttttttttacggCAAAACTTTTTCAACCACCAATATTGATCTCTGTCTTATCAACCAAATGCCAGGCATTTTTGTGTTTCTATATCATAACATATTATGTTTAATATACATTTTGAGTTTCAGACTAATTGACGAATCATTATAACTGAAGGTGAGGATTTGGAACTCTTTTGGACCACGTCATATAAACCATCATACGACAAAGTACTTGAGGTAAGGTAATAAGTTCGTGAACCGTATATTCTGTATTATCTTTTGATGTATATCTGGCCAGTTTCtcacaaatgtttatatttttaagctACACAACTCAAATGGAACTTAAAATTTATCTTAAGGTCTTTGATAAAACAAGACGCTGGCAAACAACACgatgcctataccacgtgactttttcggatctgtgttgggagaataaagcgcgaccaagttcaaatgtttaaggatctgtttttaaatatttcaccatatTTTATGGGATAAAGTGAAGAGCCCGCtaattcgtgagagttttctataggtatcatgatctttttaaacaaataaatatttttcagtaaagtgcaaccgcgcgtttgtaatgtgaagtccccacactgatccgacatttgtctaaccgttcaaacgcgagGTGGCACTTAACTGAAaacatacttatttgttttaaaagatcatgatacctatagaaaactcttactattgagcgggctctccactttatcccattaaaatggtgaaatatttaaaaagagattcttaaaattgttaacagagtcgcgctttattctcccaacacagatccgaagaAGTCACGTGGCATAGGCACCGTGACAATGGATAACGTGTCATTTAAATAAGTTCTATAAGCTTAATCTATTATTTATAGTTCTCTTCTGTAATCTCCTTACCAATAATGGATCCATCGCTAGCGTTCCTCTGACCGACTCCAATCTGCTCGACAATCATCTTCAGATCCATGATCTCGAGCCGGATGTCGCCGATATCGTCATCAACGGAATTCTTGAGGATCGTCAGCCTTTTGCTCAACTGTGCCACGTCATGCGCCTGTCCGGTAACGTGGTGTGACGTCATGAGGACGATGATGAAGCAGACGACATTTCCGATGTTTCCCAACATGGCGCCTTTATATCAACGAATTGAGTTCTGGCACAGATTTTTAAGTTAAGTAAACACTGATATCCGTTAATTTGTTTTGAAACGATCGAACAAATGTGTTGATTATAATACAAACGCTCATAGCCCGTACTATGCAAACATTGATTTAAACCCAGTTCACGCAGGAAGTACTGTTAGAACTTGCTATTTAATGATTCCGACAACAAGTGTTTTTACGCTGTTACAAGCCGGATTTATGTCATTCAAACTTAAGTGTGGCACTTGATTCGCATGCTTTGGTCCAATGTAAGACCTCAAATTCATATAATTATTGTTGAAAACAACGAGATGCTTGAAATTTGAGACGAACGTACAATTAGTTGAAGCAAAACTTAACGTGGAATACCAAAAACGAGTTTAGGATAGGCAAACAAACGGTCAGATTTGTAGTGGAAACAGACAATTTTGTACGCCTTAATCAGAGCTCAGTAATAGGTAAACGTTCATGTTTCTAGTATTATCatattttctgtttgaaatacACTATTAAGCGAAAATGACTATTACATATACGactattattgatattattttacaCGTGCTTCTATATTAAGCACGCGCTGCCTATTAATGAAAATTGTGACAGGTCCTTGTCGGTTGCGACAAATAATGGTGGCAAAAAGGGAGGACACTTGGGGGTCCTATTTGAAACATGCCAATTAAATATTGTTATGGTATAATGTGATATTTATCTGCCATTATCAGTGTATGCCATTGATAAATTCATTTTTATGATAAGCGGATAAGCGGGACGGaataaagctcgattggtcattgtctgccCGGAAAATTGAGACTGTACCCGAtttttattcccgcctaaaatccgatgtcgtaaaacgcgctaaggCATACGAAACTAAATACTCTTTGAACAAAATCTTTCTGAACATGCTTGTTGAGCAGGAATTTCGATAATATAGGGGCCATTcgacaaaatattgacataaatatgaatatagttaatttgaaaaaaagccgacaacgaccaattgagcGTTGAAATGTCCGGGTACTTTTCCGTattttttccgtacccggggtacatttaagtatacctaAGAGTATccgtggtacatttaagtagtacccgagccgacaatgacaaatcgagcccGAAAAACATtcaacgagtgtttgaaacacgAAGCCAGTTGCCAATTAGTCAACACcgttgaaaaacacaatgcacactATTGGGGATAAAGTTGAAcattaacaattagcgctaatcattactatttTGCCTAAATacagtcaacgcattcgatacagcttaACTGCGTCCGCGTTTTACAGCAATGTCaagtgtcagttaagtacactgtgttaTGTGCCTCCTTTTTGTCAAATTTATTTTGACGGCGAAACAGACGAAATATGTATGTATGGATTACATTgaatttaaatgcctcatgcatacggtaattcagtcttaattttaatgtaataatGGACATAATTATTCGTTAGGATCTTTAATTCGTTACTCAGTCCACCGACGAAATAGACGAAAATTATTGCCTGGCGAAtaaaaatggtttc encodes:
- the LOC127856022 gene encoding uncharacterized protein LOC127856022, with protein sequence MLGNIGNVVCFIIVLMTSHHVTGQAHDVAQLSKRLTILKNSVDDDIGDIRLEIMDLKMIVEQIGVGQRNASDGSIIGHGITDINQREITDLKNKLNAHESRLNRLFSTVSEIQVENSALKSKVNQLVVEKENEANAELLRFNAGIETKFDDIVNAFQKKFEETAAVMMKGYKDLKTHMFDQTNTLSQSMISEQNKLSIKIDKAIVRVDGEVNKLQVNALVEKNERNTLIKNFKAELLQLNAGVETKCDDRVNALQNNLSARIDKADANILKLDASREELKTQIGRLPISVNGYFVKSIFGSDLIKHVKIGTRVVRGRDWIYGDQDGGGPGTVTRAHSGDRYGLVDVKWDMGGEYYYRMGYEGKYELLILAD